The following coding sequences are from one Gossypium hirsutum isolate 1008001.06 chromosome A12, Gossypium_hirsutum_v2.1, whole genome shotgun sequence window:
- the LOC107886059 gene encoding uncharacterized protein: METATIKSRPLHNLNRCRSPEYDSGYNSLRPKRVGSRSTRIHRLSFCPPLIPIKLDQGEKEAKQKQRAEETLEPQKNKPDEEGEEVAVQRPWNLRPRKMVMVETSAAAATTVPPEKITETAAPKSTRSRVSAENGGVVEKKEKRKFRIAISKDEIEEDIFALTGARPARRPKKRPKNIEKQLDNVFPGLWLVGLTPEAYRIVDAAPNKK; the protein is encoded by the exons ATGGAAACTGCAACTATAAAGTCACGGCCCTTGCACAACTTAAACCGCTGCCGTTCACCTGAATACGATTCCGGCTACAACAGTTTGCGTCCGAAACGTGTTGGATCACGCTCTACCCGCATTCACCGCTTAAGCTTTTGTCCTCCGCTGATACCCATCAAACTAGACCAAGGAGAAAAAGAAGCAAAGCAAAAGCAAAGAGCAGAAGAAACGTTAGAGCCGCAAAAAAATAAGCCCGACGAAGAAGGGGAGGAGGTTGCAGTACAGCGACCTTGGAATTTGAGGCCGAGGAAGATGGTGATGGTGGAGACGTCCGCGGCGGCAGCGACAACGGTGCCGCCAGAAAAGATTACTGAAACAGCGGCCCCGAAGTCAACTAGATCAAGGGTTTCGGCTGAAAATGGAGGGGTtgtagaaaagaaagagaaaagaaagtttcGTATAGCTATATcgaaggatgaaattgaagaagATATCTTTGCCTTGACAGGAGCAAGGCCCGCTAGAAGGCCCAAAAAAAGGCCCAAGAACATCGAGAAACAGCTTGAT AATGTTTTTCCTGGGTTATGGCTAGTTGGCTTGACGCCTGAAGCTTACCGTATCGTTGATGCTGCTCCTAACAAG AAATAG
- the LOC107887567 gene encoding E3 ubiquitin-protein ligase HOS1, which translates to MEKPEINGPLFRSSSISNGGTFRSPTPVLSLQPNFSSQAVQEALEHLASIDLSELFNEAKIEYCRATRDLRSCSRYVQYALNSCGHASLCAECTQRCDLCPICRTPLIKSGNSRLRLRLFDECIDAGLISRRCDERFQDKEDRDNQLTPDVQRLYSFFDVALENNLVSLVCHYVTDICMDETAVSSDVVTALLLDEKVVKDWVKRTFKNMATELQRIYYLEIEEMKNRLGLLLKFSVRLTSLSSVLEVLESSFKGRLSAQLHDLHHLQESILKTKQHLEITIWCIRHHFLEQVRSRHADFTSWRNHVRERKSAAVVRAWPPADVLDLSTNSTGQEASLFIEDALENLDIYEEIGEESDFAFLKKNGALSFLQSKIGGIAGYYPFESLRVAVDILFLRGGSDLVVAKQAIFVYYLFDRHWSRPKEEWRDIVDDFAASFGINRHSLLESFIFCLLDDHSDEALLESCQLLPEISGPETHPKIAQVLLERQNPKAAQMVIRWSGCDGGSQLVSLSEAVTIVRVKVECGLLTEAFTYQRMLCAKVREKKFKYELSGDAFDDLKGQSRSWMDWLEALVTEFCCLCIRRNMVDRIIELPWNGEEEKYIHKCLLDCASDDPTTSIGSLLVVFYLQRYRYVEAYQVNVKIWSLEEDFISTHSGDEEFLEALSRMESHRQRRKKLVDKGIELLPEVLQQQVKTGTLPDIVVASGQEDEMPTRSGSPKSASLLVPSTSNSVVLRPDHMVTPLRPPVSEIPRILDGYVNNSRVEAGNHGSTSILQGRLFADAGVSNVEIGKNFNFDNISGPGIHRVNPTYATPLKGINQSSSRELSNRHLRQKQSDKIISEGEQNGFVSQVHNPSPPYSRRVTANPASTPSSNFGLFKGAANNLTSNISGKRGQSDRDDVGWNVPPTEDVMDVSWSHGERSFEDRNAHVGLRWRSDETSDDEEQCPDRTMEVGATPVRGHRRRRFTRR; encoded by the exons ATGGAGAAACCGGAAATCAACGGTCCTCTTTTCCGTTCGAGCTCAATAAGCAATGGCGGCACCTTTAGGTCACCAACTCCCGTTCTTTCTCTTCAACCCAACTTCAGTAGCCAAGCCGTTCAG gAAGCTTTGGAACACTTGGCATCTATCGACCTTAGTGAGTTATTCAATGAGGCGAAAATTGAGTACTGTCGAGCAACTAGAGACTTAAGAAGCTGTAGTCGTTATGTACAGTATGCGTTGAACTCATGTGGACATGCTTCTCTTTGTGCGGAATGTACTCAACGCTGTGATCTTTGTCCAATTTGTAGAACCCCATTGATAAAAAGTGGTAACAGTAGACTTCGTCTTCGCCTTTTTGATGAATGCATAGATGCTGGCCTCATCTCTAGAAGATGTGATGAGAGGTTTCAAGATAAAGAAGATAGAGATAATCAACTCACTCCTGATGTTCAACGACTTTATTCGTTTTTTGATGTAGCCTTGGAGAATAACTTGGTTTCGTTGGTCTGTCATT ATGTTACAGATATATGTATGGATGAAACTGCTGTTTCCAGTGATGTTGTCACTGCTTTGTTGCTGGATGAGAAGGTTGTTAAGGATTGGGTCAAGCGGACATTTAAAAACATGGCAACAGAACTTCAGCGTATAT ATTATCTTGAGATAGAAGAGATGAAAAATCGGTTGGGTTTGCTTCTAAAATTTTCTGTACGTCTGACCAGTTTATCCAGTGTACTTGAAGTTTTGGAGTCTTCTTTCAAGGGCCGTCTTTCAGCACAGCTTCATGACTTGCACCACCTTCAAGAGAGTATATTGAAGACAAAGCAG catcttGAGATCACAATATGGTGTATAAGGCACCACTTCTTGGAACAAGTGAGGTCTCGTCATGCTGATTTCACATCCTGGCGTAATCATGTCCGTGAAAGGAAATCAGCTGCAGTCGTGCGGGCGTGGCCTCCGGCTGATGTGTTAGATCTCTCAACCAACTCCACTGGACAGGAAGCTTCTCTTTTCATTGAGGATGCACTAGAAAATCTTGACATATACGAGGAGATAGGAGAAGAGTCAGATTTTGCATTTTTGAAGAAGAATGGCGCCTTGTCCTTTCTTCAGTCTAAAATAGGGGGAATTGCAGGATATTATCCATTTGAAAGTCTTCGAGTTGCTGTGGATATCCTCTTTCTACGTGGTGGTTCTGATTTGGTGGTTGCCAAGCAAGCGATT TTTGTGTATTACCTGTTTGATCGGCATTGGAGTAGGCCTAAGGAAGAATGGAGGGACATTGTTGATGACTTTGCAGCCTCCTTTGGCATCAACAGGCATTCCTTACTTGAGTCATTCATTTTCTGTCTTCTGGATGACCACTCAGATGAAGCTTTACTG GAATCTTGTCAACTTCTCCCTGAGATCTCTGGCCCAGAAACTCATCCAAAGATTGCACAAGTTCTGTTAGAAAGGCAGAATCCTAAGGCAGCGCAAATGGTGATACGCTGGTCTGGTTGTGATGGCGGATCACAGTTGGTTTCACTCAGTGAGGCTGTTACTATTGTTCGGGTGAAAGTGGAGTGTGGGCTTTTGACAGAAGCATTTACATATCAGCGAATGCTCTGTGCAAAAGTCCGGGAAAAGaagttcaagtatgaacttagtgGCGATGCATTTGATGACTTGAAAGGTCAAAGCAGGTCCTGGATGGACTGGTTAGAAGCATTGGTCACCGAATTTTGTTGTTTATGTATTAGGAGGAATATGGTTGATCGAATAATTGAGTTACCGTGGAATGGTGAAGAGGAGAAATATATCCACAAATGCCTGTTAGATTGTGCCAGTGATGACCCGACAACTAGTATTGGAAGTCTCCTTGTTGTATTCTATCTTCAG CGGTATCGATATGTTGAGGCATATCAAGTCAATGTTAAAATTTGGAGCTTGGAAGAAGACTTCATTTCAACTCATTCTGGCGATGAAGAATTTCTAGAAGCTCTATCAAGAATGGAATCACATCGTCAGAGGAGAAAAAAATTGGTT GATAAAGGCATAGAATTGCTTCCCGAAGTCCTACAACAACAAGTAAAGACTGGAACATTGCCTGATATAGTAGTTGCTTCTGGTCAAGAGGATGAAATGCCAACAAGATCTGGTTCTCCAAAATCAGCAAGTTTGTTGGTTCCGTCCACTTCTAATTCTGTTGTTCTACGGCCAGACCATATGGTGACTCCTTTGAGACCACCCGTTTCTGAAATTCCTAGAATATTGGATGGGTATGTCAACAATTCTCGTGTTGAAGCTGGTAACCATGGATCTACATCAATACTCCAGGGGAGATTATTTGCAGATGCAGGAGTATCAAATGTTGAAATTGGCAAAAACTTCAATTTTGATAACATCTCAGGTCCTGGAATTCACCGTGTAAATCCCACATATGCTACACCGTTAAAAGGCATCAATCAGAGTTCATCAAGAGAGCTTTCAAACAGACACCTACGACAAAAACAATCTGATAAAATCATTTCAGAGGGTGAGCAAAATGGGTTTGTTAGCCAAGTTCACAATCCAAGTCCTCCTTATTCCCGAAGAGTGACGGCTAATCCTGCTTCTACACCTAGCAGTAACTTTGGATTGTTTAAAGGTGCCGCAAATAACTTAACTTCAAATATTTCTGGTAAGAGGGGTCAATCAGATAGAGATGACGTGGGGTGGAATGTACCTCCTACTGAAGACGTAATGGATGTCTCTTGGAG CCATGGGGAGAGATCTTTTGAGGACAGAAATGCACATGTGGGGCTAAGATGGAGATCTGATGAAACGAGCGATGATGAAGAACAGTGCCCCGACAGAACCATGGAAGTTGGTGCAACCCCTGTAAGGGGACATAGAAGGAGGAGATTCACGAGAAGATGA
- the LOC107886060 gene encoding transcription factor KUA1 isoform X2, which produces MTRRCSHCSHNGHNSRTCPNRGVKLFGVRLTDGLVRKSASMSNLSQFAGSNSAGHNGNGSGSPGEGPDHADGYASEDFVPGSSSSRDRKKGVPWTEEEHRMFLLGLQKLGKGDWRGISRNYVISRTPTQVASHAQKYFIRQSNVSRRKRRSSLFDIVADESGDTPMVSPDLFTANHPLDETQSTDQLPIPPPLDEEDESMDSNNSNDGESVPHPTSEISEPCYPVVYPAYFPPFYPFSFPYWMGYNTEPTKTDTHEVVKPTAVHSKSPINVDELVGMSKLSLGESIGDNGPSSLSLKLDGSSRQSAFHANPSSRNSSGSPIHAV; this is translated from the exons ATGACGCGTCGCTGCTCGCATTGCAGCCACAACGGGCACAACTCCAGAACCTGCCCGAATCGTGGTGTCAAGTTGTTCGGAGTTCGGTTGACTGACGGGTTGGTTCGGAAGAGTGCCAGTATGAGTAACTTATCCCAATTCGCCGGGTCGAATTCTGCCGGGCATAACGGAAATGGGTCGGGTTCGCCCGGTGAAGGTCCGGATCACGCCGATGGTTATGCTTCCGAGGATTTTGTCCCTGGATCGTCTTCGAGTCGTGATAGGAAAAAAG GTGTTCCCTGGACTGAAGAGGAGCATCGGATGTTTCTACTTGGATTGCAAAAGCTTGGGAAAGGTGATTGGCGTGGAATCTCTCGCAATTATGTTATATCAAGGACTCCTACTCAAGTGGCTAGCCATGCTCAGAAATATTTCATCAGGCAGTCCAACGTTTCTAGGAGAAAAAGACGTTCCAGCCTTTTTGATATTGTAGCAGATGAA TCGGGTGACACACCAATGGTATCACCGGATTTGTTCACTGCAAACCACCCACTGGATGAAACGCAGAGCACTGACCAGTTGCCTATTCCTCCTCCATTGGATGAAGAAGACGAATCAATGGATTCCAACAACTCAAATGATGGGGAATCAGTTCCTCATCCAACATCGGAGATCTCTGAACCCTGTTACCCAGTAGTATATCCTGCTTACTTCCCACCATTCtatccattttcatttccatattGGATGGGTTACAACACAGAACCAACCAAGACCGACACGCATGAAGTGGTGAAGCCAACAGCAGTACATTCAAAGAGCCCGATCAACGTGGATGAGCTGGTGGGCATGTCGAAACTGAGCTTGGGAGAATCTATCGGTGATAATGGCCCATCCTCACTTTCATTGAAACTTGATGGTTCATCCAGACAGTCTGCATTCCATGCCAATCCATCGTCACGTAATTCAAGTGGGAGTCCAATCCATGCAGTTTAG
- the LOC107886060 gene encoding transcription factor MYBS3 isoform X1 encodes MTRRCSHCSHNGHNSRTCPNRGVKLFGVRLTDGLVRKSASMSNLSQFAGSNSAGHNGNGSGSPGEGPDHADGYASEDFVPGSSSSRDRKKGFILSKGVPWTEEEHRMFLLGLQKLGKGDWRGISRNYVISRTPTQVASHAQKYFIRQSNVSRRKRRSSLFDIVADESGDTPMVSPDLFTANHPLDETQSTDQLPIPPPLDEEDESMDSNNSNDGESVPHPTSEISEPCYPVVYPAYFPPFYPFSFPYWMGYNTEPTKTDTHEVVKPTAVHSKSPINVDELVGMSKLSLGESIGDNGPSSLSLKLDGSSRQSAFHANPSSRNSSGSPIHAV; translated from the exons ATGACGCGTCGCTGCTCGCATTGCAGCCACAACGGGCACAACTCCAGAACCTGCCCGAATCGTGGTGTCAAGTTGTTCGGAGTTCGGTTGACTGACGGGTTGGTTCGGAAGAGTGCCAGTATGAGTAACTTATCCCAATTCGCCGGGTCGAATTCTGCCGGGCATAACGGAAATGGGTCGGGTTCGCCCGGTGAAGGTCCGGATCACGCCGATGGTTATGCTTCCGAGGATTTTGTCCCTGGATCGTCTTCGAGTCGTGATAGGAAAAAAGGTTTCATTCTTTCAAAGG GTGTTCCCTGGACTGAAGAGGAGCATCGGATGTTTCTACTTGGATTGCAAAAGCTTGGGAAAGGTGATTGGCGTGGAATCTCTCGCAATTATGTTATATCAAGGACTCCTACTCAAGTGGCTAGCCATGCTCAGAAATATTTCATCAGGCAGTCCAACGTTTCTAGGAGAAAAAGACGTTCCAGCCTTTTTGATATTGTAGCAGATGAA TCGGGTGACACACCAATGGTATCACCGGATTTGTTCACTGCAAACCACCCACTGGATGAAACGCAGAGCACTGACCAGTTGCCTATTCCTCCTCCATTGGATGAAGAAGACGAATCAATGGATTCCAACAACTCAAATGATGGGGAATCAGTTCCTCATCCAACATCGGAGATCTCTGAACCCTGTTACCCAGTAGTATATCCTGCTTACTTCCCACCATTCtatccattttcatttccatattGGATGGGTTACAACACAGAACCAACCAAGACCGACACGCATGAAGTGGTGAAGCCAACAGCAGTACATTCAAAGAGCCCGATCAACGTGGATGAGCTGGTGGGCATGTCGAAACTGAGCTTGGGAGAATCTATCGGTGATAATGGCCCATCCTCACTTTCATTGAAACTTGATGGTTCATCCAGACAGTCTGCATTCCATGCCAATCCATCGTCACGTAATTCAAGTGGGAGTCCAATCCATGCAGTTTAG